In Nocardia sp. NBC_00403, one DNA window encodes the following:
- a CDS encoding DUF1905 domain-containing protein, producing the protein MAVARYSFSAEVWEHSGQGSWHFVNLPESIADEIEERYSHRAGGFGAVKVEVTIGGSRWSTSLFPDKSRATYVLPVKKPVRIAEQLSAGSEAHIELVVIL; encoded by the coding sequence GTGGCGGTAGCGCGGTACTCGTTCTCGGCGGAGGTCTGGGAACACAGTGGGCAGGGGTCGTGGCATTTCGTGAATCTGCCCGAGAGCATCGCCGATGAGATCGAGGAGAGGTACTCGCACCGGGCCGGTGGGTTCGGCGCGGTGAAGGTGGAGGTGACCATCGGCGGTAGCCGTTGGTCGACCTCGCTGTTCCCGGACAAGTCCCGGGCCACCTACGTGCTTCCGGTGAAGAAGCCGGTGCGGATCGCCGAGCAGCTCTCGGCCGGATCCGAGGCGCACATCGAACTCGTCGTCATCCTCTGA
- a CDS encoding alpha/beta fold hydrolase, whose product MTTLNHHRVGAGEPLVLVHGIGSRWQVWEPIIDNLAESFEVIAVDLPGFAGSAPLAHTTVDTLTDALADFLTAQGIQRPHLAGNSMGGLITLNLGARGLARSVTAFSPIGFWETAGRVWCQQALGKSKALAGPLGSALPTILGTAAGRTAFLGLVFGKPWAVSAQIAIDTAGGAVDAPAFDDALASFAEAQLHEIGSLADIPVTIAWGNRDILLTYATQSRRARAALPNAGHVTLHGSGHIPFYDDPAACAKVLRDTIAGCP is encoded by the coding sequence ATGACGACGCTGAATCACCACCGGGTCGGCGCCGGGGAACCGCTGGTCCTCGTGCACGGGATCGGCAGCAGGTGGCAGGTGTGGGAACCGATCATCGACAACCTCGCCGAATCTTTCGAGGTCATCGCCGTCGACCTGCCCGGGTTCGCCGGTTCCGCGCCGCTGGCGCACACCACTGTCGACACACTCACCGATGCGCTGGCCGATTTCCTCACCGCCCAAGGCATCCAACGGCCGCACCTCGCAGGCAACTCGATGGGCGGGCTCATCACGCTGAACCTCGGCGCCCGCGGGCTTGCTCGATCGGTGACCGCCTTCTCCCCGATCGGATTCTGGGAGACCGCGGGCCGTGTCTGGTGCCAGCAGGCACTCGGCAAGTCCAAAGCGCTGGCGGGCCCACTCGGATCCGCGTTGCCGACAATCCTCGGGACCGCCGCAGGCCGGACCGCCTTTCTCGGCCTCGTCTTCGGCAAGCCATGGGCGGTGTCCGCTCAGATCGCCATCGACACCGCGGGCGGTGCGGTCGACGCCCCCGCCTTCGACGACGCACTCGCCTCTTTCGCCGAGGCGCAACTGCATGAAATCGGCAGTCTCGCAGACATTCCCGTCACGATCGCGTGGGGCAATCGCGACATCCTGCTGACCTACGCCACGCAGAGCCGCCGCGCCCGCGCGGCATTGCCGAACGCCGGGCACGTCACCCTGCACGGCAGCGGGCACATCCCGTTCTACGACGACCCGGCCGCCTGCGCGAAGGTGCTGCGGGACACGATCGCCGGTTGCCCGTAG
- a CDS encoding TetR/AcrR family transcriptional regulator: protein MTERVRETQAQRRARMRTRLLDAAVESLVAVGYAGTTTLEVQKRAGVPRGTLQHYFPTRADLLAGAVEHVAQRRFLQLTREFEAIPAESDRLETAVELTMRMLSGPTFLAALEMWVGARTDPELLTAFLPLEQRLFDLMHNSIRDLFRAEFPDDPRVPTITEFTIEIMTGLALRALLTGDLDRNRIIQHRWRNAVRILLGTAEPSTLTTPRSDR from the coding sequence ATGACCGAACGCGTCCGGGAGACGCAGGCGCAGCGCAGGGCACGCATGCGCACCCGTCTCCTGGACGCGGCGGTGGAGAGCCTGGTCGCGGTCGGCTATGCGGGCACGACCACACTCGAAGTGCAGAAGCGGGCCGGTGTCCCGCGCGGCACGCTGCAGCACTATTTTCCGACCAGGGCGGATCTGCTCGCCGGTGCTGTCGAGCATGTTGCCCAACGTCGATTCCTCCAGCTGACAAGGGAATTCGAGGCGATACCCGCCGAATCCGATCGGCTGGAGACGGCGGTCGAGCTGACCATGCGGATGCTCAGCGGACCGACCTTCCTGGCCGCGCTGGAAATGTGGGTCGGCGCCCGCACCGATCCGGAACTGCTCACGGCCTTCCTGCCGCTGGAGCAGCGCCTGTTCGATCTGATGCACAACAGCATTCGCGACCTCTTCCGCGCGGAGTTCCCCGACGATCCCCGGGTGCCGACGATCACCGAATTCACTATCGAGATCATGACCGGGCTCGCGCTGCGTGCGCTGCTGACCGGTGATCTCGATCGGAACCGAATCATCCAGCACCGCTGGCGAAATGCGGTGCGCATCCTGCTCGGTACGGCGGAGCCGAGCACCCTCACCACACCACGGTCGGACCGATAG
- a CDS encoding crotonase/enoyl-CoA hydratase family protein, with amino-acid sequence MTDLILVERRDAITLLTVNRPEARNAINLATAQAIEAAVDEFEADDSARVLVLTGAGATFSAGMDLVAAAKGEMPMTQRRGPLGIAAKPPVKPMISAVEGFALAGGFELALAGDLIVAASDAQFGIPEVKRGLVAAGGGVLRLTQRLPRPMAAELALTGGRIGAERLYQLGLVNRVTEPGGALAGALALAAEIVAAAPLSVTASKRIIDESPDWSLAEGFAKQGEIALPALFSKDAAEGALAFAQKREPQWQGR; translated from the coding sequence ATGACCGACCTGATCCTTGTCGAACGGCGCGATGCCATCACGCTGCTGACCGTCAACCGTCCCGAGGCCCGCAACGCCATCAACCTGGCCACCGCACAGGCCATCGAGGCCGCCGTCGACGAGTTCGAGGCCGACGATTCCGCTCGCGTGCTCGTACTCACCGGTGCGGGCGCAACATTCAGCGCCGGAATGGATCTCGTTGCGGCTGCCAAGGGAGAGATGCCGATGACGCAGCGCCGGGGTCCGCTCGGCATCGCCGCGAAACCACCTGTCAAACCGATGATTTCGGCGGTCGAGGGGTTCGCGCTCGCCGGTGGTTTCGAGTTGGCGCTCGCCGGTGATCTGATTGTCGCGGCGAGCGACGCGCAGTTCGGCATTCCGGAGGTGAAGCGCGGTCTTGTCGCCGCGGGTGGCGGTGTGCTGCGCCTGACCCAGCGCCTGCCGCGGCCGATGGCCGCCGAGCTCGCGTTGACCGGCGGCCGGATCGGCGCCGAGCGGCTCTACCAGCTCGGGCTGGTCAACCGGGTCACCGAACCCGGTGGCGCGTTGGCGGGTGCATTGGCGTTGGCGGCGGAAATTGTAGCGGCCGCACCGCTCTCGGTCACCGCGAGCAAGCGGATCATCGACGAGTCGCCGGACTGGAGCCTCGCGGAGGGTTTCGCCAAGCAGGGCGAAATCGCTTTGCCCGCACTGTTTTCCAAGGATGCTGCCGAGGGTGCACTGGCCTTCGCGCAGAAGCGCGAACCGCAGTGGCAGGGACGCTGA
- a CDS encoding thiolase C-terminal domain-containing protein, translating into MLPAGMDPRTPVLVGAGQIVHRPGEPGLPGPVELAAESLRRAGSDSGTGDRLLRAADLIATAAPVSRPYPDLGALVAAELGAAPKRTVRSARFGGDAPLRLLNAVAQAIAEGTSDVALLTGAEAVASWNVATRGGGTLDWPEQPEGARPTDVIGSERGPNTEMETAAGLWGPVYFYALMETALRGRLGLSEQEHRERIGGLWSRLSGVAARNPYAWQPTEHSIAELVTPSPANRLVSAPYPKLLVANLSVDQGAGLIVCSAAAADAAGVPHDRWVFPHGGATATDEWFVSERADLAASPAIAAAGQAALAAAGIAIDEVAHLDLYSCFPVAVQVAAEALGLPIDDPARPLSVTGGLTFGGGPGNNYTTHALATLVGLLRADSGSYGLATALGWYITKHGVGVYSARPPARLFRAVEAEVPVARRDTAPGYTGPAVVESYTVAYRKGSGPDRADEPEAVVISALNPEGARILLRVSDAETIAAFTDGDPLGVAVDITAADQLTLLTERTAR; encoded by the coding sequence ATGCTGCCAGCGGGAATGGACCCCCGAACGCCGGTGCTCGTCGGCGCCGGGCAGATCGTGCACCGGCCGGGCGAGCCGGGACTGCCCGGACCTGTCGAACTCGCCGCCGAATCCCTGCGTCGAGCGGGATCCGACAGCGGCACGGGCGACCGACTGCTCCGAGCGGCCGACCTGATCGCCACGGCGGCACCGGTCAGTCGTCCCTATCCGGACCTCGGCGCACTCGTCGCCGCGGAACTCGGCGCTGCCCCGAAGCGGACGGTGCGATCCGCACGGTTCGGTGGCGACGCGCCGCTACGGCTGCTCAACGCCGTCGCGCAGGCGATCGCCGAGGGGACCTCCGACGTCGCGCTGCTCACCGGAGCAGAGGCGGTCGCCTCCTGGAACGTCGCGACTCGCGGCGGCGGCACGCTCGACTGGCCCGAGCAGCCGGAAGGTGCGCGACCGACGGACGTCATCGGCTCCGAGCGCGGACCCAACACCGAAATGGAGACCGCGGCCGGACTGTGGGGCCCGGTCTATTTCTATGCACTGATGGAAACTGCCCTGCGCGGACGGCTCGGCCTGAGCGAACAGGAGCATCGGGAGCGGATCGGCGGGCTGTGGTCGCGGCTGTCCGGGGTGGCGGCGCGAAACCCGTATGCCTGGCAGCCCACCGAGCATTCGATCGCGGAGTTGGTGACGCCGAGTCCGGCCAACCGGCTGGTGTCGGCCCCGTATCCGAAGCTGCTCGTCGCGAATCTGTCCGTGGATCAGGGCGCCGGTCTGATCGTGTGCAGCGCCGCCGCTGCCGACGCGGCGGGCGTCCCGCACGACCGCTGGGTCTTCCCGCACGGTGGCGCGACGGCCACCGATGAATGGTTCGTCTCGGAGCGGGCGGATCTGGCCGCCTCGCCGGCCATCGCCGCTGCCGGGCAGGCCGCATTGGCGGCCGCAGGCATCGCCATCGACGAGGTGGCGCACCTCGACCTGTACTCCTGCTTCCCGGTTGCGGTGCAGGTCGCGGCCGAGGCGCTCGGTCTGCCGATCGACGATCCCGCCCGGCCGCTCTCGGTCACCGGCGGACTCACCTTCGGCGGCGGGCCGGGCAACAACTACACCACCCATGCCCTCGCGACACTGGTCGGCCTGCTGCGCGCGGACTCCGGGTCCTACGGTCTGGCGACCGCTCTGGGTTGGTACATCACCAAACACGGTGTCGGCGTGTACTCGGCGCGCCCGCCCGCGCGACTGTTTCGGGCCGTCGAGGCAGAAGTGCCTGTCGCACGGCGTGATACAGCGCCCGGCTACACCGGGCCCGCCGTCGTCGAGTCCTACACCGTTGCCTATCGCAAGGGCAGCGGGCCCGACCGTGCCGACGAGCCGGAGGCCGTGGTGATCAGCGCGCTCAACCCCGAGGGTGCACGCATACTGTTGCGGGTGTCCGATGCCGAGACCATCGCGGCGTTCACCGACGGCGATCCGCTCGGCGTCGCCGTCGACATCACAGCCGCAGACCAGCTCACCCTGCTCACCGAGAGGACCGCCCGATGA
- a CDS encoding crotonase/enoyl-CoA hydratase family protein, producing MGTDIALRFEGDRAYVTLDRPDKHNGLTIEMLRGLADAAHTIADRKDLRAVILSGNGPSFSSGLDVAQATNDPLAVARSFVPLPWRGTNTFQEACWAWRRLQIPVIAAVHGRCYGGGLQLALAADVRFATPDAEFSVMEAKHGLVPDMTGAATLSRLIGIDKALLLTMTADLVDAAYAERIGLITEVTVDPVATAEELADRIATRSPHAVAGAKRLFDRSWQASARRTFAIERAIQLPLIVRKATSRANKPLK from the coding sequence ATGGGCACTGACATCGCACTGCGGTTCGAGGGCGATCGCGCCTACGTCACGCTGGACCGACCCGACAAGCACAACGGCCTCACCATCGAGATGCTGCGCGGGCTGGCCGATGCCGCACACACCATCGCCGACCGCAAAGACCTCCGGGCGGTCATCCTGTCCGGCAACGGCCCGAGCTTCAGCAGCGGCCTCGATGTCGCCCAGGCCACCAACGACCCACTGGCCGTCGCGCGCAGCTTCGTCCCGCTACCCTGGCGCGGCACCAACACCTTCCAGGAAGCCTGCTGGGCGTGGCGTCGACTCCAGATCCCGGTGATCGCAGCGGTGCACGGTCGCTGCTACGGCGGCGGCCTGCAGCTCGCATTGGCCGCGGACGTCCGATTCGCTACGCCGGACGCGGAATTCTCGGTGATGGAAGCCAAGCACGGCCTGGTGCCGGATATGACCGGCGCCGCGACGCTTTCGCGCCTGATCGGCATCGACAAGGCGCTGCTGCTGACCATGACCGCCGACCTCGTCGACGCCGCCTACGCCGAGCGCATCGGCCTGATCACCGAGGTCACTGTGGACCCGGTTGCGACCGCGGAAGAACTCGCCGACCGCATCGCGACCCGCTCCCCGCACGCCGTCGCAGGAGCCAAGCGGCTGTTCGATCGGTCCTGGCAGGCTTCCGCACGCCGCACCTTCGCGATCGAGCGGGCCATTCAGCTGCCGCTGATCGTGCGGAAGGCGACCTCCCGGGCCAACAAACCACTGAAGTAG
- a CDS encoding DUF4185 domain-containing protein translates to MTKTGSILLSALAGATALLLTATTPASANPNAINPFPVLNGSNGLPNLTGRTRAVFQVTGMASPNNTQSYNVLGTDLGIMWDNGSGEMLTAFGDTAGLGFPNLLAGSMWAWRSNILVRSHTQDPANGIFFDSVVRDVFGQARDLIPSPKIPFIEISRIPTAGIAVNDVQYMSLMSVHSWDDVGQWTTNYSGLAASGDNGETWAELPETRRPNEGANANFQMNAFMKDGGYVYEYGTRSGRNRAAFVARVRANDIANLAEYEYWDGERWKKDDVNAAAPIMFGVGELSVMYNQYLGQYVALTTDQFNSVVMRRAPSPSGPWSDPEVLIDTRELPSAYAPSIFPYQTGRDLYFLTTVHSQYNVILMRTTL, encoded by the coding sequence TTGACCAAAACCGGATCCATCCTGCTGTCCGCGCTGGCGGGTGCCACGGCCTTGCTCCTCACAGCGACTACCCCAGCCTCGGCAAACCCAAACGCAATCAACCCGTTTCCCGTGCTCAACGGCTCAAATGGGCTACCCAACCTGACTGGACGGACCAGGGCCGTTTTCCAGGTAACGGGCATGGCCAGCCCGAACAACACCCAGAGCTACAACGTGCTCGGCACCGATCTCGGCATCATGTGGGACAACGGAAGCGGCGAAATGCTAACCGCGTTCGGCGACACCGCCGGACTCGGTTTCCCGAATTTGCTCGCCGGTAGCATGTGGGCGTGGCGAAGCAATATTCTCGTGCGCAGCCATACTCAGGATCCGGCCAACGGCATATTCTTCGACAGTGTCGTGCGCGATGTATTCGGGCAGGCGCGCGACCTTATCCCCAGCCCCAAGATTCCTTTCATCGAGATAAGCCGCATCCCCACCGCGGGCATCGCGGTCAACGACGTCCAGTACATGAGCCTCATGTCGGTGCACAGCTGGGATGACGTCGGGCAGTGGACCACGAACTACTCCGGCCTCGCCGCCTCCGGCGACAATGGCGAGACGTGGGCCGAGCTGCCGGAGACCCGCAGGCCCAATGAAGGGGCCAACGCCAACTTCCAGATGAACGCCTTCATGAAAGACGGCGGGTATGTCTACGAATACGGCACCCGCTCCGGGCGCAACCGTGCGGCGTTCGTCGCCCGCGTGCGGGCCAACGACATCGCCAACCTCGCCGAATACGAGTACTGGGACGGCGAGCGCTGGAAGAAGGACGACGTCAACGCGGCCGCGCCGATCATGTTCGGCGTCGGCGAGCTGTCGGTCATGTACAACCAGTACCTCGGCCAGTACGTCGCGCTGACGACCGATCAGTTCAATTCCGTGGTGATGCGCCGCGCACCATCACCGTCTGGTCCGTGGAGTGATCCCGAGGTGTTGATCGACACCAGGGAACTGCCTTCCGCATACGCGCCGTCGATCTTCCCGTACCAGACCGGTCGTGACCTGTACTTCCTCACGACGGTCCACAGCCAGTACAACGTGATCCTGATGCGCACCACGTTGTGA
- a CDS encoding erythromycin esterase family protein, with protein MTTTAPASDASASTETAAVRDWLRANAHPVTGTDADYRGTDLEPLTDRLAAATVVGLGESTRFSRQTFGVRSRIFRTLVERHGFRALAIQDSARSGERWDDYVRTGAGDPESVLAGAWRPWRSAETAEALTWIRAFNQEHPDDQVRIFGVEPPHAEPADYDVVLDYIRHAAPQRLTALESHLTPIRTAHQVDEHVQRHQGIHPGRPFVDEARDALALLDGLPESTERSTALAHARLILSFHSNSVAGQGGFDRNEQPSADRVIEWHRATGARIAYWDGIAHTCALALGAQPEQSTFRGAGSHLRRHFGTDYASVAIGFHHGDLGMAIAPDPAPDLIDATLGAVNLPAFAVDLHAAAPDAVLRWRLAPAKLRTISGIYDPTQDADANMLVGSLIDAFDLLIHIRETTPLRWLPEFAPSK; from the coding sequence ATGACTACTACCGCTCCCGCATCCGATGCCAGCGCATCCACCGAGACTGCCGCGGTGCGTGACTGGTTGCGCGCCAATGCCCATCCGGTGACCGGTACCGACGCCGACTACCGTGGCACCGACCTCGAACCATTGACCGACCGGCTCGCTGCCGCGACAGTGGTCGGACTCGGCGAATCGACCCGCTTCTCCCGGCAGACCTTCGGCGTGCGCTCGCGCATCTTCCGCACGCTCGTCGAGCGGCACGGCTTTCGTGCACTGGCGATTCAGGACAGCGCACGTTCCGGTGAGCGCTGGGACGATTACGTCCGGACCGGGGCGGGCGATCCCGAATCCGTGCTCGCGGGTGCGTGGCGACCGTGGCGCAGCGCCGAGACCGCCGAGGCGCTGACCTGGATTCGGGCTTTCAATCAGGAACATCCGGATGATCAGGTTCGCATCTTCGGCGTCGAGCCGCCGCATGCCGAACCCGCCGATTACGACGTGGTGCTCGACTACATACGGCACGCGGCGCCGCAACGGCTCACCGCGCTCGAATCTCATCTCACTCCTATCAGGACCGCCCACCAGGTGGACGAACACGTCCAGCGTCACCAGGGCATTCACCCTGGTCGTCCCTTCGTCGACGAGGCACGCGACGCGCTCGCGTTGCTCGACGGACTACCCGAATCGACCGAGCGCTCGACCGCACTCGCCCACGCGCGCCTCATCCTTTCTTTCCATTCGAATAGCGTTGCGGGACAAGGCGGTTTCGACCGCAACGAGCAGCCGTCGGCCGACCGCGTCATCGAATGGCACCGTGCGACCGGCGCCAGGATCGCCTACTGGGACGGCATCGCCCACACCTGCGCGCTCGCCCTCGGTGCCCAACCCGAGCAGAGCACATTCCGCGGTGCGGGCAGCCACCTGCGCCGCCACTTCGGCACGGACTACGCGTCGGTGGCTATCGGCTTCCATCACGGCGACCTGGGCATGGCGATAGCCCCTGATCCCGCGCCCGATCTCATCGATGCAACGCTCGGCGCGGTGAACCTGCCCGCCTTCGCCGTCGACCTGCACGCGGCGGCCCCCGACGCGGTGCTCCGGTGGCGACTCGCACCGGCGAAGCTGCGCACCATCAGCGGGATCTACGACCCGACGCAGGACGCCGACGCGAACATGCTGGTCGGCTCGTTGATCGATGCGTTCGACCTGCTGATCCACATTCGGGAAACCACGCCGCTGCGCTGGCTGCCGGAGTTCGCACCGTCGAAATGA
- a CDS encoding class I SAM-dependent methyltransferase, with amino-acid sequence MEAADWDARYAQGELVWGAPPNSTVVEHVYGLERRTPLQPDTPDGGAPMLPRALDLACGEGRNALWLATHGWQVHAVDYSQVGVDKGRTVATRLSRSVRSRITWQCADVTDLDAAGITGPYELVLLVFLHLPAEQRRTLLRRCADLLAPEGTLLILGHDTTNLTDGYGGPQDPSILFTPEDIVADLGPKSEHLQVRIADRVLRPTEERDAIDALVVATRSAAVPDRPALESQTVE; translated from the coding sequence ATGGAGGCGGCCGATTGGGACGCGCGGTATGCGCAAGGTGAATTGGTCTGGGGCGCACCGCCGAACAGCACGGTGGTCGAGCACGTCTATGGGCTGGAGCGACGCACCCCGCTGCAGCCCGACACCCCGGACGGCGGTGCACCGATGCTGCCGCGCGCCCTCGACCTCGCTTGCGGCGAGGGTCGAAACGCATTGTGGCTGGCCACGCACGGCTGGCAGGTGCACGCGGTCGACTACTCGCAGGTGGGGGTCGACAAAGGCCGCACCGTCGCGACCCGCTTGTCGCGCTCCGTGCGCAGCCGCATCACCTGGCAGTGCGCCGACGTCACCGACCTCGACGCGGCGGGTATCACCGGCCCGTACGAGCTGGTCCTGCTGGTCTTCCTGCACCTGCCCGCCGAGCAGCGCCGCACCCTGCTCCGTCGCTGTGCCGACCTGCTCGCCCCCGAAGGCACCCTGCTGATCCTCGGGCACGACACCACCAATCTCACCGACGGTTACGGCGGTCCTCAGGACCCGTCCATCCTCTTCACCCCCGAAGACATCGTCGCCGACCTCGGCCCGAAATCCGAACACCTCCAGGTCCGCATCGCCGACCGCGTCCTGCGCCCCACCGAAGAACGCGATGCCATCGATGCACTGGTCGTCGCGACCAGATCGGCAGCAGTACCCGACCGGCCGGCACTGGAATCCCAGACCGTCGAGTGA
- a CDS encoding alpha/beta hydrolase family protein has product MRIETSAGPAEIELDKPRTPAFLLLLTHGSGGGVDAKDLLTVRDRALELGGAVARVVQPYRVAGRRAPGSAVKQDEAWLEIVADLRKRVAKVPLIQGGRSNGARVACRTATAAGASGVIALSFPLHPPGKPENTRVEELRSTGDIEVVVINGARDPFGVPDAADATLVETIAGQPHSFRSGFAEIADIVTPPLRRWAGRAV; this is encoded by the coding sequence GTGCGAATCGAGACGAGCGCAGGGCCTGCCGAGATCGAGCTCGACAAGCCGCGCACCCCTGCCTTCCTGCTGCTGCTCACGCACGGCTCTGGAGGTGGCGTCGACGCGAAAGACCTGCTCACGGTGCGCGATCGTGCGCTCGAGCTCGGCGGCGCGGTGGCCAGGGTCGTGCAGCCCTATCGGGTCGCGGGACGACGCGCGCCGGGCTCGGCGGTGAAGCAGGACGAAGCCTGGCTCGAGATCGTCGCGGACCTGCGTAAGCGGGTCGCGAAGGTCCCGCTGATCCAGGGTGGTCGCAGCAATGGTGCCCGGGTGGCCTGCCGCACCGCGACCGCCGCAGGGGCAAGCGGGGTGATCGCACTGTCCTTTCCGCTGCATCCCCCGGGAAAGCCGGAGAACACCCGCGTCGAGGAGCTGCGGTCGACCGGCGACATCGAGGTAGTGGTGATCAACGGTGCGCGCGACCCGTTCGGCGTGCCCGATGCCGCCGACGCGACGCTGGTGGAAACCATCGCTGGACAACCGCATTCGTTCCGCAGCGGATTCGCCGAGATCGCCGACATCGTGACGCCGCCGCTGCGGCGATGGGCCGGACGCGCAGTCTGA
- a CDS encoding acyl-CoA dehydrogenase: MGHYKSNVRDLEFNLFEVLGLGALLDGEAYGDLDSETVKEMLNEVRRLAEGPLADSFVDGDRNPPTFDPETHTVTLPESFKKSYRALEDAGWAKVGVREELGGLGAPSAVTWALGEMILGANPPAQMYAAGAGFAQVFYNNGTDEQKNWAQIIADRNWGATMVLTEPDAGSDVGAGRTKAIEQEDGTWHIEGVKRFITSGDSDDLFENIMHLVLARPEGAGPGTKGLSLFYVPKFHFDFETETIGDRNGAFVTNVEHKMGIKVSATCEVTFGGHGIPAKGWLVGEVHNGIAQMFDVIENARMMVGTKAIATLSTGYLNALDYAKQRVQGADLTQMTDKAAPRVTITHHPDVRRSLAMQKAYAEGLRAIYLYTAAHQDADIAQLVSGADEDVAFRVNDLLLPIVKGVGSERAYQYLTESLQTFGGSGFLQDYPIEQYIRDAKIDSLYEGTTAIQAQDFFFRKIARDRGVALAHVAGQVQKFIESEAGNGRLKAERKLLATALEDVQAMAATLTGHLMGAQADQTELYKVGLGSVRFLLAVGDLLIGWQLLRHAEVAIKALDNGATGADEAFYTGKVGVAQFFARNVLPELTATRAILSNLDNDIMELDEAAF, translated from the coding sequence ATGGGCCACTACAAGAGCAACGTCCGCGACCTGGAGTTCAACCTCTTCGAGGTACTCGGCCTCGGTGCGCTCCTCGACGGCGAAGCATACGGCGATCTCGACTCCGAGACCGTCAAGGAGATGCTCAACGAGGTGCGTCGCTTGGCCGAGGGTCCGCTGGCCGACTCGTTCGTCGACGGTGACCGCAACCCGCCGACCTTCGACCCCGAGACCCACACCGTCACTCTCCCCGAGTCCTTCAAGAAGTCCTACCGCGCGCTCGAAGACGCGGGCTGGGCCAAGGTCGGCGTCCGTGAGGAGCTGGGCGGCCTCGGCGCGCCGAGCGCCGTCACCTGGGCGCTGGGCGAAATGATCCTCGGCGCCAACCCGCCTGCCCAGATGTACGCAGCGGGCGCGGGCTTCGCACAGGTCTTCTACAACAATGGCACCGATGAGCAGAAGAATTGGGCTCAGATCATCGCCGACCGCAACTGGGGCGCCACCATGGTGCTGACCGAGCCGGATGCCGGCTCCGACGTCGGCGCCGGGCGCACCAAGGCGATCGAGCAGGAAGACGGCACCTGGCACATCGAGGGCGTCAAGCGCTTCATCACCTCGGGTGACTCCGACGACCTGTTCGAGAACATCATGCACCTGGTGCTGGCCCGCCCCGAGGGCGCAGGGCCGGGCACCAAGGGTCTTTCGCTGTTCTACGTGCCGAAGTTCCACTTCGACTTCGAGACCGAGACCATCGGCGACCGCAACGGTGCCTTCGTCACCAATGTCGAGCACAAGATGGGCATCAAGGTTTCGGCCACCTGTGAGGTCACCTTCGGCGGCCACGGCATCCCCGCCAAGGGCTGGCTGGTCGGTGAGGTGCACAACGGCATCGCGCAGATGTTCGACGTCATCGAGAACGCGCGCATGATGGTGGGCACCAAGGCCATCGCGACCCTCTCGACCGGTTACCTCAACGCGCTCGACTACGCCAAGCAGCGCGTCCAGGGTGCGGACCTGACCCAGATGACCGACAAGGCCGCTCCCCGCGTCACCATTACCCACCACCCGGACGTGCGTCGTTCGCTGGCCATGCAGAAGGCATACGCCGAGGGCCTGCGCGCCATCTACCTCTACACCGCCGCGCACCAGGATGCCGATATCGCGCAGCTGGTTTCCGGCGCCGACGAGGACGTGGCCTTCCGCGTCAACGATCTGCTGCTGCCGATCGTCAAGGGTGTCGGCTCCGAGCGGGCCTACCAGTACCTGACCGAATCGCTGCAGACCTTCGGTGGCTCCGGCTTCCTGCAGGACTACCCGATCGAGCAGTACATCCGCGACGCGAAGATCGACTCGCTGTACGAGGGCACCACCGCCATCCAGGCGCAGGACTTCTTCTTCCGCAAGATCGCCCGTGACCGCGGCGTCGCGCTGGCCCACGTGGCCGGCCAGGTGCAGAAGTTCATCGAGTCGGAAGCAGGCAACGGTCGACTGAAGGCCGAGCGCAAGCTGCTCGCCACCGCGCTGGAGGACGTGCAGGCCATGGCCGCCACGCTCACCGGCCACCTGATGGGCGCGCAGGCCGACCAGACGGAGCTCTACAAGGTCGGTCTCGGCTCGGTGCGCTTCCTGCTCGCCGTCGGTGACCTGCTCATCGGCTGGCAGCTGCTGCGTCACGCCGAGGTTGCCATCAAGGCCCTCGACAATGGCGCCACCGGTGCCGACGAGGCGTTCTACACCGGCAAGGTCGGTGTCGCGCAGTTCTTCGCCCGCAACGTGCTGCCGGAGCTGACCGCCACCCGCGCCATCCTGTCGAACCTGGACAACGACATCATGGAGCTCGACGAAGCGGCGTTCTAA
- a CDS encoding winged helix-turn-helix transcriptional regulator, whose protein sequence is MPTYPPQVEYALTERGHSLSLPIFGLVEWSRDSQDAILRSQAEFDAEHADRID, encoded by the coding sequence CTGCCGACCTATCCGCCACAGGTCGAATACGCGCTGACCGAGCGCGGCCATAGCCTGTCCCTCCCGATCTTCGGGCTGGTCGAATGGTCACGCGATAGCCAGGACGCAATCCTGCGCTCGCAGGCCGAATTCGACGCCGAGCACGCAGACCGGATCGACTAG